A genomic region of Aspergillus oryzae RIB40 DNA, chromosome 1 contains the following coding sequences:
- a CDS encoding aspartate aminotransferase family protein (acetylornithine aminotransferase) produces MTASSEASKCALEEAQRLLISAEKAFIEHNPKSKAQHKVASEVLPGGNTRSILHTDPFPICMERGEGIKLVDVDGHEYLDLVGEMTAGLFGHTNPIIRDTIISTVSKTGLNLGATTRTESLFAKAICQRITSIEQLRFCNSGTEANLHALSIARGATGRSKVIVFEGGYHGGVLTFAHGVAENNVDKEDWIIGKYNDVEGTRKLISENKGIAAAVLVEGMQGAGGCIPGTAEFLHTIQNETRANGMIFILDEVMTSRLAPGGLQSVIRNPYDGAPLKPDMTTLGKWIAGGMTIGAFGGRKDLLAAYDPRPSSGSSERKTQISHSGTFNNNTLAMNVGLAALERVFTPEACMELNNIGGWFHRGLEERCRGTKMTVTGIGAVCNIHFTSNVGNAGITSVDDLATESNGVEPILKDLFWYYAIRHGYWIARRGMLSLILGTSKGDLQGFLDVVEGFVREHREFLE; encoded by the exons ATGACCGCATCCTCGGAGGCTTCCAAATGTGCCCTAGAAGAGGCACAAAGGCTGCTTATCAGCGCAGAGAAAGCCTTTATCGAACACAaccccaaatccaaagcTCAGCATAAAGTGGCCAGTGAAGTGTTACCAGGTGGCAACACTCGCTCAATACTCCACACCGATCCTTTCCCAATCTGCATGGAGCGTGGCGAAGGCATTAAGTTGGTAGATGTGGATGGACACGA ATATCTGGATCTGGTCGGAGAAATGACAGCTGGTCTATTCGGCCATACAAATCCGATTATCAGAGACACCATCATATCTACGGTTTCCAAAACAGGCCTCAATCTGGGCGCAACGACTAGGACAGAGTCTCTGTTTGCAAAAGCGATTTGTCAGCGAATCACATCCATAGAACAATTACGTTTCTGCAACTCCGGTACAGAAGCAAATCTCCATGCGCTGAGTATCGCCCGCGGTGCGACGGGGAGATCCAAAGTCATTGTGTTCGAGGGCGGCTATCATGGCGGAGTTCTCACCTTTGCACACGGCGTTGCTGAGAACAATGTCGATAAAGAAGATTGGATTATCGGTAAATACAATGATGTGGAAGGGACTCGCAAGCTCATTTCTGAAAACAAAGGTATAGCTGCAGCCGTGCTTGTGGAGGGCATGCAAGGCGCAGGAGGGTGTATACCGGGCACTGCTGAATTCCTGCACACGATTCAGAACGAGACCAGGGCGAACGGGATGATATTTATTCTCGATGAGGTTATGACATCCCGGCTTGCGCCGGGCGGACTTCAATCTGTTATCCGAAATCCCTACGATGGCGCACCGTTGAAGCCTGATATGACCACTTTAGGAAAGTGGATTGCCGGAGGAATGACTATCGGTGCCTTTGGTGGTCGTAAGGATCTACTCGCCGCGTATGACCCACGGCCTTCGTCGGGCTCATcagagaggaagactcaGATTAGCCATTCTGGAACTTTCAATAATAATACCCTGGCTATGAACGTTGGGTTGGCTGCGCTTGAGCGTGTCTTTACGCCTGAGGCTTGCATGGAACTCAACAATATTGGGGGTTGGTTCCATCGGGGCTTAGAAGAGCGCTGCCGAGGTACTAAAATGACCGTCACTGGGATAGGCGCAGTGTGTAACATTCACTTTACGTCGAACGTTGGCAATGCCGGAATCACCTCTGTGGATGATTTGGCAACAGAGTCGAATGGGGTTGAACCAATTTTGAAAGACTTGTTCTGGTATTATGCCATCCGTCACGGCTACTGGATAGCCAGACGTGGCATGTTGAGCTTGATCTTAGGAACTAGCAAAGGGGATCTCCAAGGCTTTCTTGATGTGGTGGAGGGCTTTGTCCGAGAGCATCGTGAATTTCTTGAGTAA
- a CDS encoding uncharacterized protein (predicted protein), translating to MATKDPSNKEVLLQETAQHLGTQALDTVDISRVSAPVPQGTGKLPSSPVCITQEPVPQNFKHDPAAIMVGLGTEVPRWRPGSVIKWTAWRMGYDSQDDANYAAAQLQQAAEEWNKLNIGVTFEFVPLAKDANFVLSHGGNKGTVLASAYFPNNKDLNFVYVYSFAFQPDWKPFLWRVFTHELGHVIGLRHEFAMNPGPYFEGDAVQINERNPLSVMNYRREPPEIQQSDVEATKKFYSFPAGTEISSTAIVDYVPR from the coding sequence ATGGCGACAAAGGACCCAAGTAACAAGGAGGTTCTCCTCCAAGAAACCGCTCAACACCTTGGAACACAAGCTCTAGACACTGTTGATATTTCACGTGTTTCAGCGCCAGTTCCACAAGGTACCGGAAAGCTCCCAAGCAGTCCTGTATGTATTACCCAAGAACCAGTGCCTCAAAATTTCAAGCATGACCCTGCTGCGATTATGGTAGGGCTGGGGACTGAGGTTCCCCGATGGAGGCCAGGCTCCGTGATTAAATGGACTGCTTGGCGAATGGGATATGATTCCCAGGATGATGCGAACTACGCTGCAGCGCAGCTTCAGCAGGCTGCTGAGGAGTGGAATAAGCTCAATATCGGTGTTACATTTGAATTTGTTCCCTTGGCAAAAGATGCAAACTTTGTCCTCTCGCACGGTGGCAATAAGGGGACTGTTCTCGCCAGCGCCTATTTTCCAAACAATAAAGACCTTAATTTTGTCTACGTTTATAGCTTTGCCTTCCAGCCCGATTGGAAACCCTTCCTTTGGAGAGTGTTTACACACGAACTGGGGCACGTCATTGGGCTACGACATGAGTTCGCTATGAACCCTGGACCTTACTTTGAGGGCGATGCGGTTCAAATTAACGAAAGGAACCCATTGTCTGTGATGAACTATCGTCGAGAGCCGCCTGAGATTCAGCAGTCAGATGTCGAGGCAACCAAAAAGTTCTACAGCTTTCCAGCAGGCACTGAAATTTCCTCAACTGCTATAGTCGATTACGTGCCTAGGTAA
- a CDS encoding uncharacterized protein (predicted protein), with amino-acid sequence MIPLPQLLKRRYIFLVVSGIVLLAIVNGFYLNLLPVPSVIRGSAETEGAQRPDFDEAAPHPIDGLIRDAQAKWDQLLSKRVDSLADATKQYRDRRGRHPPPGFDQWFTFAKQKKAVLIEDLFDQIYDDLSPYWGLDPQVIRRHATHSDPRIIIRNHTLSSVGHTGVNWLEVWMDMISTIQEFLPDMDIPLNGMDEPRIIVPWETVSEYRAKDRDLQQQLDPRMAVDQYMTLSSEEQSAEYSPPAFQGADKPFWDIMRGACPPESPGRTSNIQKVDFANPPAEFFNYRNSFSENGYVRDFERSKDPCWRAELQALHGSFIEPTTTSTTHELIPLFGGSKLTVNNEILIPPAVYWEDNPTYSGGKSNHGGPWSKKKDIVFWRGIASGGRNRVDTWTGYQRHRLVSMLNGTEVALTNGSSHGINFRLPDYQYYQVTAGLDGALPEFLNKHCDLGFLDLCCFPLEGSPHCSYTDPYFKLVKGMPMKEQYAFKYLPDVDGNSFSGRYRAFLLSTSLPIKATVYKEWHDSRLIPWAHFVPMDSLYMDVYGILQYFMGYKGRDRHDKQAEKTAMDGKSWAEKVLRQEDMQIYVYRLLLEYARLCDDQRDSLAFVGDLMNI; translated from the coding sequence ATGATTCCGCTGCCACAGCTGCTTAAACGCCGGTACATCTTTCTGGTCGTCTCGGGTATCGTTCTTCTCGCCATCGTCAACGGCTTCTACCTTAACCTTCTCCCTGTCCCGAGCGTCATTCGCGGCTCCGCGGAGACAGAAGGAGCTCAACGACCCGATTTCGACGAGGCTGCGCCGCATCCGATCGATGGATTAATTCGCGATGCCCAAGCGAAATGGGATCAGTTACTGTCGAAGCGCGTGGATTCCCTAGCTGATGCAACCAAGCAATATCGAGACCGAAGAGGCCGTCACCCGCCGCCCGGCTTCGATCAGTGGTTTACCTTTgcgaaacagaaaaaggcaGTACTCATCGAAGACCTGTTCGATCAGATATATGATGACTTGAGTCCATACTGGGGGTTGGATCCTCAAGTAATTCGGCGCCATGCAACTCACTCAGATCCACGTATCATTATTCGCAACCATACACTGTCCTCTGTCGGTCATACTGGCGTCAACTGGCTCGAGGTCTGGATGGATATGATCTCGACTATCCAGGAGTTTCTACCTGATATGGACATCCCACTGAATGGTATGGACGAACCGCGCATCATCGTCCCATGGGAGACCGTCTCAGAATATCGCGCCAAAGACCGcgatcttcaacaacaactcgATCCAAGGATGGCCGTTGATCAGTATATGACTCTGTCATCCGAGGAACAGTCTGCGGAATACTCGCCTCCCGCATTCCAGGGAGCTGACAAGCCTTTCTGGGATATCATGCGCGGTGCATGTCCTCCCGAGAGCCCCGGACGCACCAGCAATATCCAAAAAGTTGATTTTGCCAACCCTCCAGCCGAATTCTTCAACTACCGTAACTCCTTCTCTGAAAATGGATATGTGAGAGACTTTGAGCGCTCCAAGGACCCCTGCTGGCGGGCGGAGCTGCAGGCATTACATGGTAGCTTTATCGAACCTACCACTACATCTACCACACACGAATTGATCCCGTTATTCGGGGGTTCAAAGCTAACCGTTAACAACGAGATCCTTATACCACCCGCGGTGTACTGGGAAGACAACCCTACTTATTCTGGCGGAAAAAGCAACCATGGCGGCCCGTggtccaagaagaaggatatcgTTTTCTGGCGTGGAATTGCAAGCGGCGGTCGCAACCGTGTCGACACCTGGACGGGATACCAACGACACAGACTGGTATCGATGCTGAATGGCACAGAAGTCGCGCTGACCAATGGATCGTCTCATGGGATCAACTTCCGTCTACCCGATTACCAGTACTATCAAGTGACAGCGGGTCTGGATGGTGCACTTCCTGAGTTCTTGAATAAGCATTGCGACCTGGGATTCCTGGATCTCTGCTGTTTTCCGCTCGAAGGCAGTCCACATTGCTCTTATACTGACCCCTACTTTAAGCTCGTCAAAGGAATGCCCATGAAGGAACAATACGCTTTCAAATATCTGCCCGATGTAGATGGCAATTCCTTTAGTGGACGGTACCGTGCGTTCCTACTCTCCACGTCATTACCTATCAAAGCAACAGTTTACAAAGAATGGCATGATTCACGACTGATTCCCTGGGCGCACTTTGTGCCCATGGACTCCCTCTATATGGATGTTTACGGCATTTTACAGTATTTTATGGGATACAAGGGACGCGATAGGCATGACAAGCAGGCGGAGAAAACTGCTATGGATGGCAAGAGCTGGGCTGAGAAGGTCCTGCGCCAGGAGGATATGCAGATCTACGTTTATCGGCTGCTTTTAGAATATGCGCGACTTTGTGATGATCAGCGGGATAGTCTCGCCTTTGTAGGAGACTTAATGAATATTTAG
- a CDS encoding uncharacterized protein (predicted protein) — MAGVVLFTLYLYTLTQYALAAETNCSRIFHSAVISNGKLYIDGGEMHTRWPNETITTKPIDDLETIDLTKSWVNSDTDLYTYIPKPLANNTAIYLDEGAAWSDGDNLFFYGGYVSGVNGPSVPPLGTWKYNIASNEWTHNGFSGAALVRLCQGGAVQSSSKAYYLGGSLNPGGNPSFAGTAGADVYMDPGLITLDMDKQEWTNASTADMNEWGTIGDGYTSLLESAGEEGAIVAFGGYKYSVGQTLSYLAYRQNETIHRV; from the exons ATGGCCGGGGTGGTTCTATTCACCCTCTATTTATATACACTGACACAGTATGCTCTCGCGGCGGAGACAAACTGCAGTCGCATATTCCATTCTG CCGTCATCAGCAATGGAAAACTTTACATCGATGGCGGTGAAATGCACACCAGGTGGCCGAACGAAACGATCACTACGAAGCCAA TTGATGACCTCGAGACCATTGATTTAACAAAATCCTGGGTCAACTCGGACACCGATTTGTACACTTACATCCCAAAGCCCCTCGCTAACAATACTGCGATATACCTGGATGAGGGGGCCGCCTGGTCGGATGGTgacaacctcttcttctacgGGGGCTATGTCAGTGGAGTAAATGGTCCTTCGGTCCCTCCTCTCGGAACATGGAAATATAACATCGCATCCAACGAATGGACTCATAACGGATTTTCGGGTGCTGCACTGGTACGACTTTGTCAGGGAGGTGCAGTCCAGTCTTCGAGCAAGGCCTACTACCTCGGTGGCTCCTTAAACCCCGGAGGCAACCCCAGCTTTGCCGGCACCGCGGGAGCGGATGTATACATGGACCCGGGATTGATTACACTCGATATGGATAAACAAGAATGGACAAACGCATCAACTGCCGATATGAATGAATGGGGAACCATAGGCGACGGATATACGAGCCTGCTTGAATCGGCTGGAGAGGAGGGCGCCATAGTAGCCTTTGGCGGGTATAAATATTCAGTTGGCCAGACGCTGTCATATTTGGCCTATAGGCAAAATGAGACAATTCATCGGGTATGA
- a CDS encoding uncharacterized protein (predicted protein) — MSFRTTPVFLTTTKGWEQARIHPALAWMEKCTIAWDTRESWSTPWSDWVTDDYTYIKPNGERFTGGETAWEASKADYSAFKLSHHEPKWVCVAEKVDGWEFVGEATLFIDLPKEGIKKAVDLEGRRWDLGVECMFRFNFVKDWTAKHDGIRIRSMQIYSDSGPVVGEMLRRGIMKTEDLVR, encoded by the coding sequence atgTCCTTCCGCACCACCCCAGTATTCCTAACCACAACCAAAGGCTGGGAACAAGCACGCATCCACCCAGCCCTAGCCTGGATGGAAAAATGCACGATCGCCTGGGACACCCGCGAAAGCTGGTCAACCCCCTGGTCCGACTGGGTCACGGACGATTACACATACATCAAGCCCAACGGAGAACGGTTCACGGGTGGTGAAACCGCCTGGGAGGCGTCTAAGGCTGATTACAGTGCATTCAAGCTATCACACCACGAACCGAAGTGGGTGTGTGTTgcggagaaggtggatggGTGGGAGTTTGTCGGTGAGGCGACACTTTTCATTGATCTTCCGAAGGAAGGTATCAAGAAAGCGGTAGATTTGGAGGGGAGGCGGTGGGATTTGGGAGTGGAGTGCATGTTTCGGTTTAATTTTGTTAAGGATTGGACTGCTAAGCATGATGGGATTAGGATTAGGAGTATGCAGATTTATAGTGATAGTGGGCCGGTTGTGGgggagatgttgaggaggggaatTATGAAGACGGAGGATCTTGTGAGATGA
- a CDS encoding uncharacterized protein (predicted protein), whose protein sequence is MFPAGECRAVRLLLLPRIYHHIQCKLASLLIQPAATFNANRYCSYVFGGMANTTALSDGNVYVLSVPSFRWIRVTDDNSIRIKHKCVRPQNNTMIVVGGNTPVTNREYDPLPQNCDSATFANGIGIFDLHSLSWISNYNASYSDAYRIPSKVSDVIGGSETGGATVVSPKDGFNSTSMESLFKKRNNATDSGTSSTSTSSTTGQSSSGSKKSLSGGGIAGVTVGCVAGVGLIADLAWFLARRHRKAKAASSTRLAWQSDASAIPPLESPQKELYGSGPEVYEMGVRDQARFEMPAENMAVEMPAEGIKR, encoded by the exons ATGTTCCCGGCTGGCGAATGTCGGGCTGTACGGTTGTTGCTCCTGCCCAGGATCTATCATCATATTCAATGTAAGTTGGCTAGCCTCCTAATACAACCAGCAGCGACTTTCAATGCTAATCGATACTGCAGTTATGTATTCGGCGGAATGGCAAACACGACAGCGCTGTCAGATGGCAATGTCTACGTTCTCTCAGTGCCTTCATTCCGGTGGATTCGGGTTACTGATGACAACAGCATCCGTATTAAACACAAATGTGTCCGGCCTCAGAATAATACCATGATAGTGGTTGGAGGCAATACCCCAGTCACGAATCGAGAATATGACCCTTTACCACAGAACTGCGACAGTGCTACGTTTGCCAACGGGATAGGCATCTTCGACCTACACTCCCTCTCGTGGATCTCTAACTATAATGCAAGCTATAGCGATGCCTATAGAATCCCTTCTAAGGTCTCCGACGTTATCGGCGGGAG TGAAACTGGCGGAGCGACAGTAGTTTCGCCCAAGGATGGATTCAATAGTACCAGTATGGAAAGTTTATTTAAGAAACGAAACAACGCCACGGATTCCGGTACTTCATCGACGTCGACTTCCAGTACAACTGGACAAAGCTCCAGTGGATCTAAGAAAAGCCTATCCGGCGGCGGTATTGCCGGAGTGACGGTTGGCTGCGTTGCTGGTGTGGGCTTGATCGCGGACCTTGCATGGTTCCTCGCCCGAAGACACCgaaaagcaaaagctgcGAGTAGCACTCGACTGGCATGGCAGAGCGACGCATCGGCTATTCCACCACTGGAAAGCCCTCAGAAAGAGCTGTATGGTAGCGGACCAGAGGTCTATGAGATGGGAGTCAGGGATCAAGCTCGCTTCGAGATGCCAGCCGAGAATATGGCTGTGGAAATGCCCGCCGAGGGGATCAAACGATGA
- a CDS encoding fungal specific transcription factor domain-containing protein (predicted protein), giving the protein MGIENETTNARCTALEGEMRRRLWWSLILFDNRISEISGHKTTMLTPTWDCRVPLNANDFDIRPEMKILPQSHDEPTEALFTVVRSKMGDFMRQSAFHLDFTNPSLKVIIKDTPHGADPEGDRMTAFERMIENRYLRLCNPENPLHFMTIWTTRGQLAKNRLLEHYSKYASVQQTDEQRDIAISHALIIIECDTKLMTSPLTIGYRWLTDFHFPFPAYIYILKDLRKRPTVEHADRIWRTMSDNCEARFKDMQKVNPFFEFFAKIVLEAWEAREAVFRPINKPLQPPLIVLNVKRVAQTTGGIQRSDLKQPIVGSNVNTDHLPMTMPMDFGAHDLLYSTEGHDFPGPDLGGYLDIPGQATMDVEVNQSDWTTIDWYPMHSQNW; this is encoded by the coding sequence ATGGGCATTGAAAACGAGACAACCAATGCCAGATGCACTGCTCTGGAAGGTGAAATGCGCCGAAGGCTGTGGTGGTCGCTAATCCTTTTCGACAATCGTATCTCCGAAATTTCAGGTCACAAGACCACAATGCTTACTCCCACCTGGGACTGTAGGGTTCCCCTGAACGCGAATGACTTTGATATTCGGCCAGAAATGAAAATCTTGCCACAAAGTCACGATGAACCCACCGAGGCCCTTTTCACTGTCGTCCGCAGCAAAATGGGCGACTTCATGCGCCAGAGCGCTTTCCACCTCGACTTTACCAACCCATCCCTGAAGGTTATCATTAAAGATACTCCGCACGGCGCCGACCCTGAAGGAGACAGAATGACAGCTTTTGAGAGGATGATAGAGAATCGATATCTTAGGTTATGCAATCCAGAGAACCCGCTTCACTTCATGACTATTTGGACGACGCGTGGCCAGCTTGCCAAGAACCGCCTCTTGGAACATTATTCAAAATATGCATCCGTGCAGCAGACAGACGAGCAGCGCGATATCGCTATCTCACACGCTTTAATTATCATCGAGTGCGATACGAAGCTCATGACCTCTCCTCTGACGATAGGGTACCGTTGGCTTACGGACTTTCACTTCCCATTTCCCGCATACATCTATATTTTGAAAGACTTGCGGAAGAGACCTACTGTGGAGCATGCTGATAGGATCTGGAGGACTATGAGCGATAACTGCGAAGCTCGCTTCAAGGATATGCAAAAGGTGAACCCGTTTTTTGAATTCTTCGCTAAAATTGTGCTCGAGGCCTGGGAGGCGCGTGAGGCGGTATTCAGACCAATAAACAAGCCACTACAGCCACCATTGATTGTCTTGAACGTCAAACGAGTGGCGCAGACAACAGGAGGTATACAACGAAGCGACCTAAAACAGCCCATAGTCGGATCGAATGTGAACACTGACCATCTGCCAATGACTATGCCGATGGACTTTGGTGCCCATGACTTGCTCTACAGTACGGAAGGTCATGACTTTCCGGGGCCGGATCTTGGGGGCTACCTTGATATACCTGGACAGGCGACAATGGATGTGGAGGTGAACCAGTCAGACTGGACTACAATAGATTGGTATCCGATGCATTCCCAGAACTGGTGA
- a CDS encoding fungal specific transcription factor domain-containing protein (predicted protein), with product MATRMAQGIYLQTKTNTKDASCINFTKHETIIRTVWACFVLDCILRCGRCGSQRAEIEVPDIPLPMGEDDFEFGSQSTLTPHFLVHSGTNTSIKVMGSDGKINGPQQILSLIVKGFSIFSTLSTWICRGGRRYPSPDSIEPPWKHTSFWSRSMTTVEAWRGTHSSRLVYSRSGGQMQAHILHNQVEGFALLNLLYYMSVFFLHREYTPFFPHRVSRPCGPIDPPLLEEVPPHDWWHHSAQKLFEATSIIIQLMQDLETRDVQFQTPFTAFCMFSAASAVLYADTWPYMAPGLENAKEKYTWSLDWLRTASEKWKIAKCWCEILGELSGIFTRLKTDGHDFPHLGREEFQDLHDNLHRLAEPESTTVNALAVLSQGAPLDFIGAACQSRLEDTDAGNSGLQS from the coding sequence ATGGCCACGAGAATGGCACAGGGTATTTACTTGCAGACGAAGACAAACACAAAGGATGCCTCATGTATAAACTTCACCAAGCATGAAACAATTATTAGGACAGTCTGGGCTTGTTTCGTGCTTGACTGTATCCTGCGTTGCGGAAGATGTGGTTCACAACGTGCTGAAATCGAGGTGCCCGATATTCCACTGCCAATGGGCGAGGATGATTTCGAATTTGGATCCCAGTCAACCCTGACACCTCACTTCCTAGTACACTCGGGAACAAATACGTCGATTAAGGTTATGGGCAGCGATGGAAAGATAAATGGACCCCAGCAAATCCTTTCCTTGATAGTCAAGGGATTTAGCATCTTCTCTACCTTGTCTACGTGGATCTGTAGGGGTGGTAGGAGATACCCGTCCCCTGATTCTATAGAGCCTCCCTGGAAGCATACATCTTTTTGGAGCCGCTCTATGACGACGGTGGAGGCCTGGAGAGGGACCCATTCATCTAGGTTGGTCTACTCGAGGTCTGGTGGACAAATGCAGGCGCACATACTACACAACCAAGTCGAAGGCTTCGCACTATTGAACCTGCTCTATTATATGAGTGTCTTCTTTTTACATCGCGAATACACCCCTTTCTTCCCACACAGAGTATCACGTCCATGTGGCCCGATTGACCCTCCACTTTTGGAGGAGGTACCTCCTCATGACTGGTGGCATCACAGTGCACAGAAACTCTTCGAAGCTACTTCGATTATTATACAGCTGATGCAAGATCTTGAAACACGGGATGTGCAGTTTCAGACCCCATTCACGGCCTTCTGTATGTTCAGTGCTGCCAGCGCAGTTTTATATGCGGACACCTGGCCTTACATGGCACCGGGACTCGAGAAtgcgaaggagaagtatACATGGAGTCTCGATTGGCTCAGGACTGCGAGTGAAAAGTGGAAGATTGCAAAATGCTGGTGTGAAATATTGGGCGAGCTTTCGGGAATCTTCACACGCCTCAAAACAGATGGACATGACTTCCCACATCTTGGACGGGAGGAGTTCCAAGACCTCCATGATAATTTGCACCGTCTTGCGGAACCAGAATCTACAACTGTGAATGCTCTGGCTGTTCTATCACAAGGAGCACCCCTCGACTTTATAGGAGCAGCTTGTCAATCCCGCCTTGAGGATACAGATGCTGGGAACTCGGGACTACAGTCTTAA
- a CDS encoding uncharacterized protein (predicted protein), whose protein sequence is MPYLQYSTGIYDPVLVEGWVVVDVDVAPGSETLLEVDEELEAEEDCTELEAIDVGKGLEAELRTGFKSTRFAVLLYKEFLPHPGLDSEPGSISWSEENRLPSNRSIAQSVQCAKGVSDSD, encoded by the exons ATGCCATATCTCCAATATTCAACTGGAATATATGACCCTGTGCTCGTGGAGGGATGGGTAGTAGTCGATGTCGATGTCGCACCGGGGTCCGAGACACTGCTCGAAGTAgacgaagagcttgaagcagAAGAGGATTGCACTGAACTGGAAGCAATCGATGTTGGCAAAGGGCTAGAAGCCGAGCTTAGGACCGGGTTCAAGAGCACGAGATTTGCCGTACTCCTATATAAGGAATTTTTACCACACCCGGGACTCGATTCCGAACCAGGGTCC ATCAGTTGGAGTGAGGAAAATCGACTGCCCAGCAACCGCTCCATCGCACAATCCGTCCAATGCGCCAAGGGCGTTTCCGACAGCGACTAG